A DNA window from Carassius gibelio isolate Cgi1373 ecotype wild population from Czech Republic chromosome A8, carGib1.2-hapl.c, whole genome shotgun sequence contains the following coding sequences:
- the LOC128018657 gene encoding ragulator complex protein LAMTOR5, with protein sequence MEGSLEQHLDDTMKNPAIVGVLCTDAQGHNLGCRGSLSDEHGGVVSVLAKQAASLTKDPTDSPTVCLESDSGNILVRTHGTITLAVHKMAS encoded by the exons ATGGAGGGTTCACTGGAGCAACATCTTGATGACAC AATGAAAAATCCTGCCATTGTTGGGGTTCTGTGCACAGACGCTCAAGGCCATAATCTAGGAT GCCGTGGCTCACTTTCTGATGAACACGGAGGAGTTGTGTCTGTGCTGGCCAAGCAAGCCGCTTCTCTAACCAAAGATCCCACTGACTCTCCTACTGTCTGTCTGGAGTCTGACTCTGG GAACATTTTGGTGAGAACACATGGAACAATTACACTGGCTGTACATAAGATGGCATCATAA